In one Tripterygium wilfordii isolate XIE 37 chromosome 22, ASM1340144v1, whole genome shotgun sequence genomic region, the following are encoded:
- the LOC119992052 gene encoding transcriptional elongation regulator MINIYO: MEKKKQIKQINSSRINSQNRNFPLQPKKSFGVGIEEGSFLVGNVIEKGISDDPFDSNPNRKHTPGPKPTVLPFPVARHRSHGPHWGPLGQQGNDHHDIDGEGGEDDEEDYNLVDPHPNAVFANPVQRKEKKGLNFREWEELKSSDSSLLKNKVKENRLNSATSEKLRREREAKSGQSPADSSALHPMEIDIEPNSDSCVLVTKTEGMINEMSSGSLALTVERESDNSLYIPVQDNISNSCSIKMEVEAESAPIRRESGATSLSRHDNKEMQLKKVKDMDCGELHMVEKQEQRPSSSTPVSSLKSYELGNEQKPISLESEIDSENRSRLQNMSAEEIAEARAEIMEKMDPALLNLLKRRGEEKLKKQKSSRADMAIGKKLDQFSGNTRDVWTERVEAVRELRFSLDGDVITNENVQMPDNGKSSAYHRHNAEDVTDRDFLRTEGDPSAAGYTIKEAVTLTRSVIPGQRTLALHLLASVLDKAIHNICHNLEGCNMGSAGRVDRSADWQAIWAFALGPEPELALSMRMCLDDNHSSVVLACAKVIEIIMSCDLNEVFFDISERIANYGKHICTAPVFRSKPDIDAGFLHGGFWKYSAKPSNILPSEDFMDEETEGQHTIQDDVVVAGQDFTAGLVRMGILHRIRYLLEMEPTAALKECLVSILIAIARHSPTCVNAIMKCQRLVQTVHGFTAKDNAETHPLELKSVTFLKVLVLSDRKNRTEFVNSRFFHAVTWHLYKSYSSLDQWVKSGRENCKLSSALMVEQLRFWKVCIHNGCCISYFSEVFPALCLWLTPPTLGKLEEHNILCEFTSISKEAFLVLEALARRLPNFYLENDQTDKISDCAGDGSETWSWSFVGAVVNLALKWMVSIADFFKQKIEIQGYLFSQDSSVTPLLWVHSAAMFMLSGVLQRVIPDGGVSLHESDKQLPYLPEFVPKVGLLIIKHGGLKFMDSNGTDGADFCGGSSFIEFLCYMRQQPEYERSLASVSCLHGLIQVTVAIDHLIHLGRNGVRCPSQEISLSREEKILEDGILKRSLVQWRHVLNLFMKLVASEWNFIQSIEVFGRGGPAPGVGVGWGVSGGGFWSVTALLAQTDAGFLIDLLEIFQVVSVKDLPLEEDMIFTAQKINFILGICLIAGPGNRVILDKALSILLQAPVMKNLDHFVQRFIQANRTKTFGCQYTEDDYRSFSVILASHFKDRWLSVKKKIKAVDARSSSGRKAKKSNVCLDTIHEHLDTSDIRSPDHYTTNEVVEWAHQRLPLPMHWFLSPISTISNTKCADLQMVSNVPDLVQEPSHSLEVAKCGLFFLLGIESMSTFLPADAPSPVQAVPLTWKLHSLSVVLLIGMGVLEAEKSRDDFEALQELYGQLVDEARSARIAELRLEREKNLTPETRKYDVEFLRFQSEIHESYATFIETLVDQFAAISYGDMIYGRQVAVYLHRGTEASVRLVAWNALANARALELLPPLEKCFAGAEGYLEPTEDNEGVLEAYVKSWVSGALDKAATRGSMAYALVLHHLSSFIFLLKANDKITLRNKLVRSLLRDYSRKQKHEEMMLEFIQYNKPSMPQMSDHSQGSVQQGSIIGDRFAVLKDACEGNSSLLNEVEKLRSAFLN; the protein is encoded by the exons atggagaagaagaagcaaatcAAGCAAATCAATAGTAGTAGAATAAATTCTCAGAACAGAAACTTTCCTTTGCAGCCGAAGAAGAGCTTTGGAGTCGGCATTGAAGAGGGTTCTTTCTTAGTTGGTAACGTAATAGAGAAAGGAATCTCAGATGATCCATTCGACTCCAACCCCAACCGCAAGCATACTCCAGGCCCTAAACCCACTGTTCTTCCCTTCCCAGTTGCCAGGCACCGCTCTCACGGACCC CATTGGGGTCCATTAGGCCAACAAGGGAATGATCATCATGATATTGATGGAGAGGGCGGTGAGGACGATGAAGAAGATTATAATCTTGTTGACCCACACCCTAATGCAGTTTTTGCCAATCCAGTACAGAGGAAGGAGAAAAAGGGCTTAAATTTTAGAGAGTGGGAAGAGCTAAAATCAAGTGACAGTTCTCTGCTGAAAAATAAAGTGAAAGAGAATAGGTTAAATTCTGCAACGTCTGAAAAACTTAGGAGGGAAAGAGAGGCAAAAAGTGGCCAATCTCCGGCAGATTCAAGTGCTTTACATCCTATGGAAATTGATATAGAACCGAATTCTGACTCTTGTGTGCTTGTGACTAAAACTGAGGGGATGATCAATGAAATGAGTTCTGGCTCCCTTGCTTTGACAGTGGAAAGGGAATCAGATAACTCACTTTACATCCCAGTCCAGGATAACATTAGTAATTCCTGTTCCATCAAAATGGAAGTTGAAGCTGAATCTGCACCCATAAGAAGGGAAAGTGGCGCAACAAGTTTGTCACGGCATGATAATAAAGAAATGCAGTTAAAGAAAGTGAAGGATATGGATTGTGGAGAACTGCATATGGTGGAGAAACAAGAGCAGAGGCCATCAAGTTCAACTCCAGTTTCCAGTTTGAAGTCATATGAACTTGGGAATGAACAAAAGCCAATATCTCTTGAGAGTGAGATTGATTCTGAAAATCGTTCTCGCTTACAAAATATGTCAGCTGAAGAGATAGCAGAAGCACGTGCTGAGATAATGGAGAAGATGGACCCTGCATTGCTCAACTTACTAAAAAGGCGGGGcgaagaaaaattgaagaagcaAAAGAGCTCAAGAGCAGATATGGCTATCGGAAAGAAATTGGACCAGTTTAGTGGCAATACCAGGGATGTTTGGACTGAGAGAGTTGAAGCTGTTAGAGAGTTAAGATTTTCATTGGATGGGGATGTTATAACAAATGAGAATGTCCAGATGCCTGACAATG GCAAAAGTTCTGCTTACCATAGGCATAATGCTGAGGATGTCACTGATCGTGACTTTCTCCGAACTGAAGGAGACCCCAGTGCTGCTGGCTACACAATCAAGGAAGCTGTAACATTAACTAGAAGTGTG attCCAGGACAACGAACGCTTGCATTGCATCTCCTTGCATCTGTGCTTGATAAAGCAATACACAATATTTGTCACAACCTGGAAGGTTGTAACATGGGAAGTGCTGGCAGAGTTGATAGGTCTGCTGATTGGCAAGCTATTTGGGCCTTTGCGCTTGGTCCAGAACCAGAGCTTGCTTTGTCAATGAG GATGTGTCTTGATGATAATCACAGTTCAGTAGTTTTAGCATGTGCCAAAGTCATCGAGATCATAATGAGCTGTGATTTGAATGAGGTCTTCTTTGATATCTCAGAG AGGATAGCAAATTATGGAAAACATATCTGTACTGCCCCTGTTTTTCGAAGCAAACCAGATATTGATGCTGGTTTCCTCCATGGTGGTTTCTGGAAGTACAGTGCTAAACCTTCAAATATTTTGCCAAGTGAAGATTTCATGGATGAAGAGACTGAAGGGCAACATACAATTCAGGATGACGTTGTTGTTGCTGGACAGGATTTTACTGCAGGGTTGGTTAGGATGGGAATCCTTCATAGAATTCGCTATCTATTAGAG ATGGAACCTACCGCGGCTTTAAAAGAATGCTTAGTTTCCATACTTATTGCAATAGCGAGGCATTCGCCAACATGTGTAAATGCAATTATGAAGTGCCAAAGGCTTGTTCAAACAGTCCATGGATTTACTGCAAAGGACAATGCAGAAactcatcctttggaattaaAATCTGTTACCTTTTTGAAG GTGTTAGTGCTTTCTGACAGGAAAAATCGTACTGAGTTTGTAAACAGTCGGTTTTTCCATGCTGTAACATGGCATCTGTATAAAAGTTATTCTTCCCTAGATCAATGGGTAAAATCGGGGAGAGAAAATTGTAAACTTTCATCTGCTTTGATGGTTGAGCAACTGCGTTTCTGGAAGGTCTGCATTCATAATGGTTGCTGTATATCGTACTTTTCTGAAGTCTTCCCTGCCTTGTGCTTGTGGTTGACTCCACCAACATTGGGAAAACTTGAAGAGCACAATATTCTCTGTGAATTTACTTCTATCTCTAAGGAGGCGTTCCTTGTTCTCGAGGCATTGGCTAGAAGACTTCCTAATTTCTATTTAGAGAATGATCAAACTGATAAAATCTCAGATTGTGCTGGGGATGGTTCAGAAACCTGGTCTTGGAGTTTCGTTGGTGCAGTGGTCAATTTAGCTTTAAAGTGGATGGTATCAATTGCCGATTTTTTCAAGCAGAAAATAGAAATCCAAGGATACCTTTTTTCTCAAGATTCATCTGTCACTCCCTTGTTGTGGGTACATTCAGCTGCCATGTTTATGCTTTCTGGAGTGCTTCAACGAGTGATCCCAGATGGAGGAGTTAGCCTGCACGAAAGTGACAAGCAGTTGCCATATTTGCCTGAATTTGTTCctaaagttggacttctaattATTAAGCATGGAGGTTTGAAATTTATGGATTCTAATGGGACAGATGGTGCAGACTTTTGTGGAGGAAGCTCCTTCATTGAATTCCTATGTTATATGAGACAACAACCTGAATATGAAAGGTCATTAGCTTCTGTAAGTTGCCTTCATGGTCTGATTCAGGTAACAGTGGCCATTGATCACTTGATCCATTTAGGCAGGAATGGGGTTCGGTGTCCTTCCCAAGAAATCAGTTTATCTAGAGAGGAGAAGATACTTGAGGACGGGATACTGAAGCGTTCGCTTGTTCAATGGAGACATGTGCTAAATCTTTTTATGAAACTGGTTGCATCAGAATGGAACTTTATCCAGTCCATTGAGGTTTTTGGTAGAGGAGGCCCAGCTCCAGGTGTGGGAGTTGGCTGGGGTGTCTCTGGCGGGGGATTTTGGTCCGTAACTGCATTGTTGGCCCAGACAGATGCAGGCTTTTTGATTGACTTGCTTGAAATCTTCCAGGTGGTTTCTGTCAAGGATTTACCTTTAGAGGAAGACATGATCTTTACCGcacagaaaataaattttatattaggAATCTGTTTAATTGCTGGCCCAGGGAATAGGGTAATTTTGGACAAGGCATTAAGTATTTTGCTTCAGGCCCCTGTGATGAAGAACCTTGATCATTTTGTCCAGCGTTTTATCCaagccaatagaacaaaaaCATTTGGGTGCCAGTATACAGAGGATGATTACCGATCTTTTAGTGTCATTTTAGCTTCTCACTTTAAAGACAGATGGTTGTctgtaaagaaaaaaatcaaagctgTGGATGCCAGAAGTTCTTCTGGCAGAAAAGCGAAGAAGAGTAATGTTTGTCTAGACACTATACACGAGCACTTGGACACATCAGATATAAGAAGTCCTGATCATTACACTACCAATGAAGTAGTAGAGTGGGCTCACCAGAGATTGCCTCTTCCCATGCATTGGTTTCTTAGTCCTATCTCAACCATATCCAACACTAAATGTGCTGACCTTCAGATGGTTTCTAATGTACCAGATCTTGTGCAGGAGCCCAGCCATAGTCTTGAAGTTGCCAAATGTGGattgttctttcttttgggtATTGAGTCTATGTCAACATTCTTACCAGCTGATGCCCCCTCCCCGGTTCAGGCTGTGCCATTAACTTGGAAGTTACACTCTCTATCTGTGGTATTGCTAATTGGAATGGGTGTGCTTGAGGCAGAGAAGAGTAgggatgattttgaagcatTGCAAGAGCTCTATGGACAGCTTGTTGATGAAGCAAGGTCTGCTAGAATTGCTGAACTCAGATTGGAGAGAGAAAAGAATTTAACCCCAGAAACTAGGAAGTATGACGTGGAATTTCTAAGGTTTCAGTCAGAAATTCATGAGAGTTACGCTACATTTATTGAAACTCTAGTGGACCAATTTGCGGCTATATCTTATGGTGACATGATATATGGCCGGCAAGTTGCAGTTTATCTACATCGTGGCACTGAAGCTTCTGTGAGACTCGTTGCCTGGAATGCATTGGCTAATGCTCGTGCTCTTGAACTTTTGCCCCCTCTAGAGAAGTGCTTTGCTGGTGCAGAAGGATATCTTGAACCTACCGAG GACAATGAAGGTGTTTTGGAGGCTTATGTGAAGTCATGGGTTTCTGGAGCACTTGACAAAGCTGCAACTCGAGGATCAATGGCGTATGCACTGGTTCTACACCACCTttcatcttttatttttctcctcaAAGCCAATGATAAGATAACACTGCGGAATAAGCTTGTGAGGTCTCTCTTGCGAGACTATTCCCGGAAGCAGAAACACGag GAGATGATGTTGGAATTTATTCAATATAACAAGCCATCTATGCCCCAAATGTCTGACCACAGCCAAGGTTCTGTACAACAAGGGAGCATCATTGGGGACAGGTTTGCTGTTTTAAAGGATGCTTGTGAAGGAAACTCCTCTCTTTTGAATGAGGTTGAAAAGCTCAGGTCTGCCTTTTTAAATTAG
- the LOC119992053 gene encoding rop guanine nucleotide exchange factor 1-like isoform X1 → MESLSEEEGSDQLSERCGSYSLSADVSESESCSSFSGRRFDGEGGASSSMASSPRPGVGNFCFPAPVVMMPVIGGKDVVVWDEKTEKRETDLSEVEMMKERFAKLLLGEDMSGGGKGVCTALAISNAITNLSATVFGELWRLEPLASQKKEMWRRQMDWLLCVSDSIVELVPSMQQFPGGATYEVMATRPRSDLYVNLPALKKLDAMLISLLDGFSDTEFWYVDRGIVLGDGGDFDAYQLGASGQKPSIRQEEKWWLPCPKVPPDGLSEDARKKLKQCRDSTNQILKAAMAINSSVLAEMEIPFAYLETLPKSGKACLGDIIYRYITAEKFSPECLLDCLDLSSEHHILEVENRIEAALYVWKQKDLPKHMKHIKVRHSSWGRKVKGLVSASEKNHFFAHRAECLLQSLSLRFPGLPQTALDMNKIQYNEDVGQSILESYSRVMESLAFNIMARIDDVLYVNDATKRCAAAESMSLFSRGGLGRIPNEKRMSPSPFSIQHTPYASPFATPTFCSSSPITRSPGRVPSSLKKTSFKEAPEWKLEKPFPSDFENIRSYAGNLSARRVSGDAPAAPERD, encoded by the exons ATGGAGAGCTTGTCGGAGGAGGAAGGCTCCGATCAGCTGAGCGAGAGATGCGGGAGCTATAGTCTGAGCGCTGATGTTAGCGAGTCAGAGAGCTGCAGTAGTTTCTCGGGCAGGAGGTTTGATGGAGAAGGAGGGGCTTCCAGCTCCATGGCTTCGTCTCCGCGCCCGGGGGTAGGGAACTTCTGCTTTCCGGCGCCTGTGGTGATGATGCCTGTGATTGGAGGCAAGGATGTGGTTGTCTGGGACGAGAAGACTGAGAAACGGGAGACTGATTTGTCAG aGGTTGAGATGATGAAAGAGAGATTCGCTAAGCTTCTATTAGGAGAGGACATGTCTGGAGGAGGTAAAGGAGTCTGTACAGCGCTGGCCATTTCTAATGCCATTACCAATCTATCTG CCactgtgtttggtgaactaTGGAGATTAGAGCCACTGGCCTCTCAGAAGAAGGAAATGTGGCGCCGACAAATGGATTGGCTTTTGTGTGTTAGCGATTCCATTGTTGAACTTGTCCCTTCCATGCAACAATTTCCTGGTGGGGCTACATATGAAGTGATGGCAACAAGGCCTCGGTCAGATTTGTATGTGAATTTGCCTGCCTTGAAGAAGCTGGATGCCATGTTGATTAGTCTGCTTGATGGGTTTTCTGATACAGAGTTCTGGTATGTTGATCGGGGGATAGTTCTAGGTGATGGTGGTGATTTTGATGCCTATCAATTAGGGGCTTCTGGGCAGAAGCCTTCTATTAGGCAGGAAGAGAAGTGGTGGCTTCCTTGTCCTAAAGTACCGCCAGATGGGTTGTCGGAGGATGCCAGAAAGAAGTTGAAACAATGTAGGGATTCCACAAACCAGATATTGAAAGCTGCCATGGCTATCAATAGTAGTGTGCTTGCTGAAATGGAGATACCCTTTGCATATTTGGAGACTTTACCAAAG AGTGGGAAAGCTTGTCTTGGTGATATCATCTATCGCTACATAACTGCTGAGAAGTTCTCTCCAGAATGTCTCCTCGATTGTCTAGATCTTTCATCAGAACATCACATCCTGGAAGTTGAAAACAGGATTGAGGCTGCACTTTATGTTTGGAAGCAAAAAGACCTTCCAAAGCACATGAAGCACATAAAAGTTCGGCATTCATCATGGGGTCGTAAGGTCAAGGGCCTTGTTTCCGCCTctgaaaaaaatcatttttttgcCCATCGTGCCGAGTGCCTCTTACAAAGCCTGAGCCTTAGATTCCCTGGCCTCCCACAGACTGCACTGGATATGAACAAGATTCAATACAACGAG GATGTTGGTCAGTCTATCCTTGAAAGCTACTCGAGAGTAATGGAGAGCTTAGCCTTCAACATTATGGCTAGGATAGACGATGTTCTATATGTCAATGATGCGACTAAGAGATGTGCTGCAGCAGAATCAATGTCCCTTTTCAGCAGGGGAGGTTTAGGTCGCATTCCCAACGAGAAGCGAATGTCACCCAGCCCTTTCTCAATTCAGCACACCCCTTATGCCTCGCCATTTGCAACCCCAACCTTTTGTTCTTCTAGTCCCATCACTCGAAGCCCGGGAAGGGTACCATCCTCTCTGAAGAAGACTAGTTTTAAGGAGGCACCTGAGTGGAAGTTGGAAAAACCATTCCCGTCAGATTTTGAGAATATTCGGTCTTATGCCGGAAACCTTAGTGCAAGAAGAGTCTCAGGGGATGCTCCTGCAGCTCCGGAGCGAGATTAA
- the LOC119992053 gene encoding rop guanine nucleotide exchange factor 1-like isoform X2, whose translation MESLSEEEGSDQLSERCGSYSLSADVSESESCSSFSGRRFDGEGGASSSMASSPRPGVGNFCFPAPVVMMPVIGGKDVVVWDEKTEKRETDLSEVEMMKERFAKLLLGEDMSGGGKGVCTALAISNAITNLSATVFGELWRLEPLASQKKEMWRRQMDWLLCVSDSIVELVPSMQQFPGGATYEVMATRPRSDLYVNLPALKKLDAMLISLLDGFSDTEFWYVDRGIVLGDGGDFDAYQLGASGQKPSIRQEEKWWLPCPKVPPDGLSEDARKKLKQCRDSTNQILKAAMAINSSVLAEMEIPFAYLETLPKSGKACLGDIIYRYITAEKFSPECLLDCLDLSSEHHILEVENRIEAALYVWKQKDLPKHMKHIKVRHSSWGRKVKGLVSASEKNHFFAHRAECLLQSLSLRFPGLPQTALDMNKIQYNEEYNANARKIRCGG comes from the exons ATGGAGAGCTTGTCGGAGGAGGAAGGCTCCGATCAGCTGAGCGAGAGATGCGGGAGCTATAGTCTGAGCGCTGATGTTAGCGAGTCAGAGAGCTGCAGTAGTTTCTCGGGCAGGAGGTTTGATGGAGAAGGAGGGGCTTCCAGCTCCATGGCTTCGTCTCCGCGCCCGGGGGTAGGGAACTTCTGCTTTCCGGCGCCTGTGGTGATGATGCCTGTGATTGGAGGCAAGGATGTGGTTGTCTGGGACGAGAAGACTGAGAAACGGGAGACTGATTTGTCAG aGGTTGAGATGATGAAAGAGAGATTCGCTAAGCTTCTATTAGGAGAGGACATGTCTGGAGGAGGTAAAGGAGTCTGTACAGCGCTGGCCATTTCTAATGCCATTACCAATCTATCTG CCactgtgtttggtgaactaTGGAGATTAGAGCCACTGGCCTCTCAGAAGAAGGAAATGTGGCGCCGACAAATGGATTGGCTTTTGTGTGTTAGCGATTCCATTGTTGAACTTGTCCCTTCCATGCAACAATTTCCTGGTGGGGCTACATATGAAGTGATGGCAACAAGGCCTCGGTCAGATTTGTATGTGAATTTGCCTGCCTTGAAGAAGCTGGATGCCATGTTGATTAGTCTGCTTGATGGGTTTTCTGATACAGAGTTCTGGTATGTTGATCGGGGGATAGTTCTAGGTGATGGTGGTGATTTTGATGCCTATCAATTAGGGGCTTCTGGGCAGAAGCCTTCTATTAGGCAGGAAGAGAAGTGGTGGCTTCCTTGTCCTAAAGTACCGCCAGATGGGTTGTCGGAGGATGCCAGAAAGAAGTTGAAACAATGTAGGGATTCCACAAACCAGATATTGAAAGCTGCCATGGCTATCAATAGTAGTGTGCTTGCTGAAATGGAGATACCCTTTGCATATTTGGAGACTTTACCAAAG AGTGGGAAAGCTTGTCTTGGTGATATCATCTATCGCTACATAACTGCTGAGAAGTTCTCTCCAGAATGTCTCCTCGATTGTCTAGATCTTTCATCAGAACATCACATCCTGGAAGTTGAAAACAGGATTGAGGCTGCACTTTATGTTTGGAAGCAAAAAGACCTTCCAAAGCACATGAAGCACATAAAAGTTCGGCATTCATCATGGGGTCGTAAGGTCAAGGGCCTTGTTTCCGCCTctgaaaaaaatcatttttttgcCCATCGTGCCGAGTGCCTCTTACAAAGCCTGAGCCTTAGATTCCCTGGCCTCCCACAGACTGCACTGGATATGAACAAGATTCAATACAACGAG